CTTGAGCCATTGCTAGTAATAATGCTGCTTCTGTACCGGGCCAAGGTGCTAGCCAATAATCAGCCATTGAAGCCGTATTTGATAAACGTATGTCAATAACTGCAATTTTTGCACCAGCCATTTTAGCTTCAATAATTCGCTGTGCATGAGGGTTAAAATAATGTCCGGTTTCAAGATGGGAACTTAGCAACAAAATAAATTTAGCATTTGCATGGTCTGGCGAAGGACGATCGGAGCCTTGCCAAAGAGCATAACCTAACCGTGCAGCACCAGAACAAACATTAGTATGGCTGTTATGACCATCAATTCCCCAAGCTTGTAAAACTCTGTCCATATAGCCGTCATGACCTGGGCGGCCTACGTGGTACATCACTTCATTATGTCGGTTATCTAAAAAAGCTTGTCTAATTCGTCCTGCAATATCTGTTAAAACTTCATCCCAAGAGACCCTTTTCCATTCTCCACCGCCACGTTGTCCAACACGTTTAAGAGGATGGAGTATTCTTTCAGGGTCGTTTATTTGGCTAAGTGTTGCTGGCCCCTTAGCACAATTACGGCCTCGGCTACCTGGGTGAACAGGATTTCCTTCTAGCTTGCGAATTTGCATTGTTTCTTTGTCGATATAAGCAAGCAGTCCACAAGCCGCTTCACAATTAAAACAAATCGTAGGAACAAGCATATAGCGGCGTGCAACCCTATCAGGCCACTCGGCTGCTTCATATTCTGTCCAATCATCCCAACGATCTACAGGAGGAAAATTACTTAATTCTCCACTTTTATTAATTGGCTCAATTTTGTCTTTACGAGGTGCTTTTCTTGAAATTAAGTTTTTTACAAAAGTAAACATTGTTTAATTTTCCAAAGAATTAAAGAATTTTTAGCTTAACGGAACTTTCTGACCTACTGTAATCCAAAGTCTTTCATAAGTGTAAAGACCAGATAAAGCAAGTATTGAAGCAAAAAATGTTGATAAACCAAAAGTTAAAAATAATGCTGGTATTAATACCCCAAAAAATATTGCATTTGCCCAAAATTGATAAAAATAAGGCCCGTGTGTTAGTAATGTCATTGCTCGTCGAGCATCAGCCATTTGTGGCTTAGGTTTATTTAAGTAAGTTAAAGCTATTTCTAAAACTATAATTGCTAAATGTCCAATTAAACCAACTAATAAGCTATTTCTAATAAAGCAGGAAAAAATTTGTTCTGGTACTTTGCCAATAGTTAAAGAAGCAAAAACTGCAAGTAAATTGATTAATGGAGCAATAACACCTAATGCCCCAGCACCAGCCAAAGTAGCTTGGAAAAATAAATGAGGTGTAGTTAGCCGACTTTGCCAAAAGTCCCGACCTTCAGCTTGAGCAAAAAGAAAGCCGCTATAAATTGCTGCTAAAATTCCTAAAATTGCCCCAGGAATTTGCTAAATAGTAAGTTAAATTGGATAAAGAAAAAGTTTCAGTTACAAACACTAAACTAGAAACACCACCAAATGCAGTTAAAATATAAGCTCCAATTGCAAGCCAGGACTTCCATTGTGGACGCAGTAAAATACGCAAAAACCTTTCAGGACGGCGCAAGTCTGACACTAGCAAATAACCAGTAACTACTTGAAAAATCAAAGAAATCAATGAAGCAACTAACAGAGATTTAGACTTTTGCCAACCCATTATTAGCGCAAAGGCTGGTAAAAAGAACACTCCAGCAGCAATGGATTTAGTCCAAAGGTAGGCCCAAACGCGCCAACCCCAAACTTGATGATGAGGTACGTCATAAGCTGTACGGGCTTTGGCTTCTGCTTTGGAAATAAATTGTTGTAAATCAACGGTTTGTTTATCTAGTCCAGTTTCTGACCAAAGATAGCTATTATCTCGTTTTGAAGTTCTGGTTTTAAGACACTTTTCCCTGAGCCTAAATAATAAAGCTTAGGACGTGTGCCTTGCTCAGGTTTACGAGCAACACCACGTTCTTTGCTAAGTAGTTGTGAAATAGGACTTTCTGCATTGTCTAGATCTCCTGTAACAATAGCTTGTTCTGGGCAAACAATAACGCAGGCAGGTTGAAGCCCTACTTCGACACGATGCGCACAAAAATTGCATTTTTCTGCTGTGTCTGTGTGGGAATTGATATAAAGCGCGTCATAGGGACAGGCTTGCATACAAGCTTTGCAACCAATACATTGTTGTTGATCAAAATCAACTATTCCATCTGGACGGGTATAAAGTGCTGTAACAGGACAAATTTTTACACAAGGAGCATTATCACAATGATTACAGCGCAAAACAGCAAATTGGCGTTCTGTGTTGGGGAAGTTTCCTTCTTCAACATATTTAACCCAAGTGCGAAAACTACCTAAAGGAACATTATTTTCAGCCTTACAAGCCACTGTACAAGCGTGGCAACCAATACATTTACGTTGATCAATCAAAAACCCATAGCGCATAAAAGAACCCCAACAAGAAATTAGCTGTTACTTGACTTAAAATCTTCTATTAGGTTGCGTTGGAGGAGCAATTTTAAGACCTTGCATAATGCGATCGGCTGTCTCTACGCCTGCTTGAAGCAGTGAATATTGTAGGGAATTACCTACACCAGGAACACCTAGAGGAATATTAGCTGGTAGAGGAAGATTAACTCCACCTATTCCAACACCAGGTTGATAGGGACGTAAATAAACACGTCCATTAGCTTTTATTTTGCCATCTTTAGGACTAAAAACTACATAATCAACTGCAAAGTCTTGTAAGCTTTGAGGTTGACCATTACTGTTAAAAGTTTCTACACGAACTTGTAGCCAAATAAAGTGGTTATGTTCATCAGCTTTTGCTTTGTTAGAAGCTTGACCGCGATTCATTTCTTTATCAGGAGTAACGCTAATACTGTCATATTGTCTTAAGCGTTCTAAACAGGTATTAACAACTAGACCAGTAATATTATTGCCTGTATTGCCTTGAGGCAGTTCAAAAGCATTTTGATCATAGGTCAAGACAAAAGGTTTTCGTTCTACAACCTCTTTTTCTTCATTTTTAGCGGCTGGAGGTGGGTCAAAGGTTTCTCTTGGTTTTGTTGTTTCAGGTCTAGAATTTTCTACTGGTGCGGGTGGAGGTGGTTGAACTCTTCTGCCAGATTGAGCTTGTACTTGATTAACATTTGCTGCTAGTAAAAAAACTAATACAAGTAATAAATTGAGTGAATAATAAAAAAATCTTTGACTCATAAAACTTCCTTAAAAATAAAGTTGTTAATAGGGATTGGTTATAAAAGGATAGTGATATTTAAGCATAATTTAGTAACAGCCTACAATCACAAGCGCAGGTAGTTAAAAAAATAGAGCTACTTGTTTTTAACAAATAGCTCTTTTAAGGTTATTTAGCTTTTAGAAAATTAAGCAAAGACAAAAAGTTAACTTTGCTTAACAGCAAAATGTTGTTCTGGAGCAGGGTAGTTAGCTTCACCAAAGCTTTCTCGGATTATTCGATTAGTATCAAAATAAACTTGCCAATAGTGGTCATTATTACAATAAGGACGAACTGCTAAAACCGGCCCCATAGGAGTAAATTGCAAAATTTCAATGTCTGGTTTAGGTTCAGCAATTACATTTGGAATTTTGCTAATTCGCTCTCTTAGTAGTTGACTAGCAGCTTTTGGATCAACACTATGGTCAAGTTGTGCAAGTAAATCTACGCGGCGAAAAGGATTAGCAGAAAAATTTTGTATATTGTCAGAGAGAATTTTATTATTACCAACAAAGGTTTTTACATTATCCATAGTGTTAATTGTTGTAACAAATAGCCCTATTTCCTCAACAGTTCCAATAATGCCACCAGCAGAAATAAAGTCACCTACCTTGAAGGGGTGCAAAACAACGATAAACGCACCAGCAGCAAAATTAGAAAGTAGTCCACTCCAAGCTGTACCGACTGCAAACCCCGCAGCCGCTAAAAGTGCTGCAAAAGTTGTGGTTTGAACGCCGAAAAAGCCTAAAATAGCTACTACTAAAGTAATATTTAGTATTACTGTTAAAGCTGAACCTAAATAACCAAGAATTGTTGGTTCTATAGGTTGTCTTCTTAGAGAGCTAACCAACATTTGATTTACTAGTTTGATTAAATAACGTCCAACTATCCAAAGTGCTAAAGCACCAACTAATTTCATTCCAAATTGGGATAGAATGACTATTAAATCTTGAATAATTTTTGCTAAATCGATATCCATTAATTTACTTCCTCCTCAATAAATAGATTTTTACTCATAAATAAATAGCTTGGTATTAAGCTATTTACCTTAAAGAGTATTATAAAGGGGAAAAAATAGCACTACTTTCATAAATATTTAGTTAAAGATAACTTAATGTTTAGTTAAATAGTTATGGAATTTGCTTTACAAGTTATTGAAATATAGAGCAATGCACAACTTTTTAGCTCTAAAGGCCTGGGCTAAATTTACTAGCTAGAGGGTTTTGCCCAAATAATAGGTTTGGTGTAATATCTTTTGTTTGCTAAAAAATAGATAAATTAAAGAAAAAATTTTGAGGGTTTTATATGCAAAAAGTAGCAATACTTGGTTCTACTGGCTCAATTGGGCGAAATACTTTAGATGTAGTTGATCGACTAGCTCCACGTTTTCAAGTTATAGCAATTTCTGGGGGAACAAATATAGAGTTGATTGCAGAACAAACTGCCCGTTACAAACCGGAAATAGTTTCTGTTGCAACAGATCAACACGCTAAAGAGTTGGTAAAACGCTTGCAAGGCTTAAATGTCGGCATGCCGACTATAAAAACTGGAATGGAAGGAATGCTTGCTGTTGCTACACATTCAGAGGCGGAAATAGTCGTTTCTGCAACGGTTGGAGCGTTGGGATTGCTGCCAACCTACAAGGCTATTGAACTTGGCAGACGAGTTGCAATTGCTAATAAAGAGCCTTTTGTAATGGCTGGTCAGCTTATGCAAAAATGCGCTCAAGAAAATGGAGCAGAAATTTTGCCTGTAGATAGCGAACATAACGCCCTACACCAATGTTTAAGGGGTGAACGCTTTTCGGAAGTAGTAAGACTTATTTTAACCGCGTCAGGTGGGCCTTTTCGCAATGCAACATTAGAAGAAATGCAACAAGCTACAGTAGCACAAGCAATTAAACACCCTACTTGGCAAATGGGAGCAAAAATTACTATTGACTCTGCAACTATGATGAATAAAGGACTAGAAGTTATTGAAGCCCGTTGGCTTTTTGGTTTTACTGCTGATCAAATAGATATTGTTATTCATCCTCAATCCGTAGTGCATTCAATGATTGAACTGGTTGACGGCTCATTTTTAGCTCAAATGGGGCTTACAGATATGCGATTGCCAATTCAATACGCTATGACTTACCCTGATAGATTAGTTTTAGACCTGCCTAGATTAAATCTTACCAACTTACAAAAACTAGAATTTTTTGCACCTGATGAGAGTCGTTTTCCAGCAATTTCACTAGCTTATAAAGCCTTGCGTTTAGGTGGAATTGCTCCAACGGTTCTTAATGCTGCAAATGAAGTTGCTGTAGCTAGATTTCTTGATGGCAGTATTGGTTTTATGGATATTCCAAGAGTTATAGATAATGCTTTGTCTAGCTGTGAAAAACAAGGTGTTGGCAATTTATCTAGTATTGAAGATGCTTTAACAGCAGATGCTAAAACTCGTCTGTGGGCAGAAGACTTTATTTTAGAATTAAATAGCTTAACTGTAGGAAAATCAAATTAGAAAATTAAAAATTAGGAAGGTTAAATTTAGATGTTAAAAGTTGCTGTTATTGGAGTAGGTTATTTAGGTCGTCATCATGCCAGAATTTATTCATCAATGGCAGGAGTTGAGCTAGTTGGGGTTTGTGATAGCAATAAGGAACGAGGAGAGGCAATTGCTAGCGAATATAACACTAAGTTTTATTCTGATTATAGAGAGCTTTTTGGAAAAATTGATGCTGCTAGTTTAGCTGTTCCTACCATTGATCATTGTTCTATTGGGTGTGATTTATTAAGTAATAAAATTGCAGTGCTAATTGAAAAACCTATTGCTTGTACTTTGGCAGAAGCGGATGAGCTAATTGCAACAGCAGAAAAAAACAATCTTTGTCTGCAAATTGGTCATTTAGAACGTTTTAATCCAGCAGTTGTTGCTGTTAGTAAAGTTGTTACTACTCCAAGATTTTTTGAAACTCATCGTTTAAGTTTATTTTCACCACGTAGCCTAGATATTGATGTAGTAATGGATCTAATGGTACATGACTTAGATATTATTTCTTGGCTTGTAAAATCTCTGGTAACAAACATTACTGCTGTAGGAATCCCAGTGATTTCTCCTAAATTTGATATTGCTAACGCTCGTTTAGAATTTGCTAGCGGGTGTATAGCAAATATTACTGCTAGTCGTATTTCTAATGAAAAGACTCGTAAGCTAAGACTTTTTCAGCCAAATGATTATATTTCTTTAGATTATGTTACTCAACAAGCAGGGATTTGGAGTTTAAGACCTACAAAAAATGCTGGAGGCTTGCCTATTCAAGCAGGGCTTTTGCCAGTGACAGCAGATGAACCTTTAAGAGCCGAACTAGCATCATTTGTTGAGTCAGTAATTAACAATCAAATTCCAGCAGTGACGGGTAAAGATGGACGTAATGCTTTGGATTTAGCTTTACAAGTGAGCGAAAAAATTGCAGAACATGCAAGGAAAATTGGGCTATAGCCTAGTAATTGTTGGATGATTTAGAATTTGTCCATAGGATAAATAAGGAAGTAAAAATAAGCACAACTAAGCTTAATTGAAAGCCTAACAAGCTAAAAATAAATGCTAGCAATAAAACCACAGTTATCAATAATAGGGCTGCACGCATAAAGCCTCCCATATTTTTTACACGTTTTCTTTTGTCTCGTTTAAACAAAGTTAAAAGCTTTAAGGTTCAAAACAAACTTTAAGGTTTTTAAAGGGGTAAACTATAGACAAAATAGCAACTTTCTTGCACAATAAAAATCAAGCCTTTAGAAATATCCAAAGATAAATAGCTGGTAAAAAACTTAGGTAGTTTAAGAGGTTTTAAGGAGTAAATATGTCTAAAGAGTTAGTAAGAGAAACGGTTCTAATCCCTTTAGTTACACAAAATGATAAAACTGAGGAACTAGTAGAAAAAATAGAAGTAGACGTAAGTCATTTAGTAACAGAAGATGACGAAGTTGAAGAGTTAACGGAAAAAATAGAAGTAGATGTAAGTCATTTGGTAACGGAGGACGAAACGCCAGTGGATAATTTACCTTCAGAAAAAAATCAAAGATTATTAACAAGTTCTCTTTACAGTGGTTGGAAAGCTCCTGGAGAAGCTAAGTTTTTAGCAACGGCAAATGTAGGTATTTTTAATTCAGTAAAAGAAAATCCTATAGTTCCAGATGTTTTTGTAAGTTTGGATGTAGAAATAGATGATGATTGGTGGAAAAAAGAACATCGTTCTTATTTTGTTTGGCAGTTTGGAAAAGTGCCAGATTTAGTAATTGAAATTGTTTCTAACAAAGAAGGTGGCGAAAAAGGTAGAAAAGTAAATCGTTATGCCAAGATGAGGATACCATTTTATATAATTTATGATCCAATGAAGCATATTATGAGTGAAAAATTATCAGTGTACCATCTTAGGGATAATGCTTATTACTTATATTCTTATGAAAGTGAAGATCTTTTGCCAAATTTAAGGGTTACTCTTTGGGAAGGTGAGTTTGAAGGTAAGCATGACACTTGGTTACGTTGGACTGATTCAGAGGGAAATCTTATTTTGACAGGGGATGAGTTAGCCCAACAAGAACGCCAAGAGAAAGAACTTGCATTACAAAAAGTTAGAGAAGAAACACAAGCTAAGGAAGAAGCTTTACAAAAGGCAGAACGTCTAGCAGCAAAGTTAAAGGAACTTGGCATAGATCCAGAAGATTTGTAAAAGTTCTGGAGAAAACTAAAAGTTAAATATAAACTTAGAGAAATTATCATTAAACATAGCTTTTAGGAACTAGTTATGAAAAACCTTAAAAATAAGCTAAGTGTTGTTATTGTTGGACTAATAATATTTTGTTTTGCTTCAACTGCTTTGGCAAAAGATAAATGGATAAATCTGCAAAGTAAAAATTTTAATGTTGTTAGCAATGCTGATGAGAAGAAAACAAAAGAAATTACTCAAAAACTAGAACAATTTCGCTATACCTTAGTCCAGCTTTATCCAAATGTACCTGAAAGCGAACCTGTGCCAGTGACAGTAGTTATTTTTAGGGATGATAGGTCTTTTAACCCTTTTAAGCCTATTTATAAAGGCAAAGTAAGAAAAGATATTAGCGGCTATTTTCAATCTGGCGAAGATGGAAATATTATAGCTATTGATAGTACGGTAGAAACCTTAAGAGTTATTTTTCATGAGTATGTTCATTTGCTACTCAATTTTAGCACCGTTGAACTTCCACCTTGGATAAATGAAGGGCTAGCAGAACTTTATTCCACATTTGAAATAGATAAAAACGAAGTTGTACTTGGAACACCATTGCCTTTTCATGTAGAGTATTTGCAAAACAATGGCTTAAAGCTAATTCCATTAAAGGAGTTAATCCAAGTTGATTTTAACTCTCCTGCCTATAATGAAAGTGATAAATCTAGCTTTTTTTATACCCAATCTTGGTTATTTGTGCATTATTTAATGATTTCTGAACGAGGAGTTCGTAAACCACAGCTTTTTAAGTTTATTAAGCTAATTAGAATTGGCAAAACACCTGAACAAGCTTTTACAGAAGCTTTTGGGGTTGGTTTTGAAGAAATGCAAGATACTTTAAGAGGCTATGTTAATAATAAGTACTATCCTGTAGTCAAGTATCAATTAAAGGCACCTGCATTAGATAAAAATTTACCTATACAAACCTTAAGCGAAGCACAAACACAAGTTTATTTAGGTAATTTACTGCTGCAAATAGGGCGTTTAGAAGATGCTGAAAAATCTTTACAACAAGCTAAAGCTTTGGATACAAACTTAGTTGAAACTCTAGAAAACCTTGGGTTTATTGCTATGAAGCAAGAAAAATATTCTCAAGCAAAAGAATATTTTCAGCAAGCAATAGCACGTAGTTCAAAAAATTATCAAGTTTACTACCAATATGCTAATGCACTTTATTTGATGGGTAAAATAGACAACAAGTTAAGTGGAGAAGTGCTAAAAGAGATTAAAAATAATGCTCAATCAGCTATAAAACTTCGCCCAGAATTTGCCCAAGCATATAATTTAGCGGCACTTAGCGAGCTAGGTTTAGGAGAAGATTACAAAACAGGATTAGAGCAAGCAAAAATGGCAGTTTTACTTGCTCCAAGGAAGAAACAATTTCTTTTAACACAAGCTCAACTACAAATAGCTACAACAGATTACCAGGGAGCAAAAAAGATACTTCAGCCATTACTTAAGGAAGAAGACATAGAATTAAAAACAAAAGCAGAACTACTTTTAAGAGAGATTGAAGAAAAAGCACAAAATAAGTAGTAAAGCTAATCTTTTGTAGGTTTATGACCACAACTAGCACAAAATTGCCAGTTTGAGCCAAAAGGTTGGCCGCAGTGGATACATTCCGTTTTAAGAGAAACTCGGCAAAAAGGACAAAATTTTTGGTCTTCGCTAACAGCTTGGTTGCATTCTGGACAAGTAGTTGCTAAAACTCGACCTGCTAACAAGTAAATTAATAATCCTGCTATGTTGGTTAGTGTTACAAGCATTGTCCACAAAACAACATTTCTATAGCGACCACGTGAGTCATACCAAACATAAGTTGGAACAAAGAAAATAAGTAAGGAAATTACCATTAGTAATATTTGATAAACCCAGGATAGAGTTTGTTCTTGACCTCCAGGCGCGTTAATTACAAGTATGCAAGATAAAACCCCAGGGTTATTATTAAGTCGAGTTTCTAGTTCTAATGGGTCAATTGCCCAAGTGGGTTGGCTTTTTTTGTCAATAAAATCTGCTAGCAAAATATCTTGTTGTGCTGCAATTACTTCTACAGAAGTTGGTAGCCAAAGGTCTTTATCTTGTTTTGGTGTACTAATATTACCTGGTAAAGGTACTATATGAGCATTAGTAGTATGTAAGTAAAATCTTACATAAATAGGGACTTTTGTTCCTGCTACTAGGATTTTTTCTTTTTGTTTAGCAGCTAAAGAGTCTAACAAATTGATAAATCTTAAGTTATTAAGTAAAGTTTCTTGTGTTGTTGAAATAGGGATAGTTCCACGTGAAGCTTCTAATTGAGATAAAATTGTAGGCCAAAATTCAAGGGATTGGTTAATAGCTGCCATTCCTTTTTTATAAGATTCTGCTTTATTAATACGTGCTAAAGTTAAATAAGTACATAAAAGTCCTATTAACCCTATTAGTAATATAGTTAGAGTCCGTCTTAGAAATATAAGGAAAGCACTATCTTTGGTCATATTTCCTCGCTACAACTAGGACAGTAATTCCAACGTGTATCAACAGCCTTAGCACAGCGGGAGCAATTACGTTTTAGTGCAAAATTACAAAATGGACAGAAACGATAATCTTCTTTAACATTTCGTTTGCAACTACTGCAAGCAGACTTGCTTGGTAGATGTAATAAACCTAATAATAATAGTGCGTAAGCAGCACCTACTAATAAACTTAGACCAGCAAAGTCACTAGCTCGATTAGCACTAGCTCCAAATTGAAGTGTTATCAACATTGTTAGGATAGTACGTAAACTAAGAGCTTTTAACATAAAAGAACTGTAAATTATTAGTCCTACAATAGATATTAGTATTACTAGCAGACTGCTAGTTAGTTTATTAGTAGAAAAGTAAGCCCAGGTAGCTATTAATAAAACTGTAATAAGGCTTAAAAGTTGTGAGACACGGACTAAGATTTTTATCCAAGTTTCGTAATAATGCCATTCTG
The sequence above is drawn from the Blastocatellia bacterium genome and encodes:
- the nrfD gene encoding polysulfide reductase NrfD, with translation MPGAILGILAAIYSGFLFAQAEGRDFWQSRLTTPHLFFQATLAGAGALGVIAPLINLLAVFASLTIGKVPEQIFSCFIRNSLLVGLIGHLAIIVLEIALTYLNKPKPQMADARRAMTLLTHGPYFYQFWANAIFFGVLIPALFLTFGLSTFFASILALSGLYTYERLWITVGQKVPLS
- the nrfD gene encoding polysulfide reductase NrfD, encoding MSKAEAKARTAYDVPHHQVWGWRVWAYLWTKSIAAGVFFLPAFALIMGWQKSKSLLVASLISLIFQVVTGYLLVSDLRRPERFLRILLRPQWKSWLAIGAYILTAFGGVSSLVFVTETFSLSNLTYYLANSWGNFRNFSSNL
- a CDS encoding 4Fe-4S dicluster domain-containing protein, with protein sequence MRYGFLIDQRKCIGCHACTVACKAENNVPLGSFRTWVKYVEEGNFPNTERQFAVLRCNHCDNAPCVKICPVTALYTRPDGIVDFDQQQCIGCKACMQACPYDALYINSHTDTAEKCNFCAHRVEVGLQPACVIVCPEQAIVTGDLDNAESPISQLLSKERGVARKPEQGTRPKLYYLGSGKSVLKPELQNEIIAIFGQKLD
- a CDS encoding mechanosensitive ion channel family protein yields the protein MDIDLAKIIQDLIVILSQFGMKLVGALALWIVGRYLIKLVNQMLVSSLRRQPIEPTILGYLGSALTVILNITLVVAILGFFGVQTTTFAALLAAAGFAVGTAWSGLLSNFAAGAFIVVLHPFKVGDFISAGGIIGTVEEIGLFVTTINTMDNVKTFVGNNKILSDNIQNFSANPFRRVDLLAQLDHSVDPKAASQLLRERISKIPNVIAEPKPDIEILQFTPMGPVLAVRPYCNNDHYWQVYFDTNRIIRESFGEANYPAPEQHFAVKQS
- a CDS encoding 1-deoxy-D-xylulose-5-phosphate reductoisomerase — translated: MQKVAILGSTGSIGRNTLDVVDRLAPRFQVIAISGGTNIELIAEQTARYKPEIVSVATDQHAKELVKRLQGLNVGMPTIKTGMEGMLAVATHSEAEIVVSATVGALGLLPTYKAIELGRRVAIANKEPFVMAGQLMQKCAQENGAEILPVDSEHNALHQCLRGERFSEVVRLILTASGGPFRNATLEEMQQATVAQAIKHPTWQMGAKITIDSATMMNKGLEVIEARWLFGFTADQIDIVIHPQSVVHSMIELVDGSFLAQMGLTDMRLPIQYAMTYPDRLVLDLPRLNLTNLQKLEFFAPDESRFPAISLAYKALRLGGIAPTVLNAANEVAVARFLDGSIGFMDIPRVIDNALSSCEKQGVGNLSSIEDALTADAKTRLWAEDFILELNSLTVGKSN
- a CDS encoding Gfo/Idh/MocA family oxidoreductase; the encoded protein is MLKVAVIGVGYLGRHHARIYSSMAGVELVGVCDSNKERGEAIASEYNTKFYSDYRELFGKIDAASLAVPTIDHCSIGCDLLSNKIAVLIEKPIACTLAEADELIATAEKNNLCLQIGHLERFNPAVVAVSKVVTTPRFFETHRLSLFSPRSLDIDVVMDLMVHDLDIISWLVKSLVTNITAVGIPVISPKFDIANARLEFASGCIANITASRISNEKTRKLRLFQPNDYISLDYVTQQAGIWSLRPTKNAGGLPIQAGLLPVTADEPLRAELASFVESVINNQIPAVTGKDGRNALDLALQVSEKIAEHARKIGL
- a CDS encoding Uma2 family endonuclease gives rise to the protein MSKELVRETVLIPLVTQNDKTEELVEKIEVDVSHLVTEDDEVEELTEKIEVDVSHLVTEDETPVDNLPSEKNQRLLTSSLYSGWKAPGEAKFLATANVGIFNSVKENPIVPDVFVSLDVEIDDDWWKKEHRSYFVWQFGKVPDLVIEIVSNKEGGEKGRKVNRYAKMRIPFYIIYDPMKHIMSEKLSVYHLRDNAYYLYSYESEDLLPNLRVTLWEGEFEGKHDTWLRWTDSEGNLILTGDELAQQERQEKELALQKVREETQAKEEALQKAERLAAKLKELGIDPEDL
- a CDS encoding tetratricopeptide repeat protein, which gives rise to MKNLKNKLSVVIVGLIIFCFASTALAKDKWINLQSKNFNVVSNADEKKTKEITQKLEQFRYTLVQLYPNVPESEPVPVTVVIFRDDRSFNPFKPIYKGKVRKDISGYFQSGEDGNIIAIDSTVETLRVIFHEYVHLLLNFSTVELPPWINEGLAELYSTFEIDKNEVVLGTPLPFHVEYLQNNGLKLIPLKELIQVDFNSPAYNESDKSSFFYTQSWLFVHYLMISERGVRKPQLFKFIKLIRIGKTPEQAFTEAFGVGFEEMQDTLRGYVNNKYYPVVKYQLKAPALDKNLPIQTLSEAQTQVYLGNLLLQIGRLEDAEKSLQQAKALDTNLVETLENLGFIAMKQEKYSQAKEYFQQAIARSSKNYQVYYQYANALYLMGKIDNKLSGEVLKEIKNNAQSAIKLRPEFAQAYNLAALSELGLGEDYKTGLEQAKMAVLLAPRKKQFLLTQAQLQIATTDYQGAKKILQPLLKEEDIELKTKAELLLREIEEKAQNK
- a CDS encoding zinc ribbon domain-containing protein — encoded protein: MTKDSAFLIFLRRTLTILLIGLIGLLCTYLTLARINKAESYKKGMAAINQSLEFWPTILSQLEASRGTIPISTTQETLLNNLRFINLLDSLAAKQKEKILVAGTKVPIYVRFYLHTTNAHIVPLPGNISTPKQDKDLWLPTSVEVIAAQQDILLADFIDKKSQPTWAIDPLELETRLNNNPGVLSCILVINAPGGQEQTLSWVYQILLMVISLLIFFVPTYVWYDSRGRYRNVVLWTMLVTLTNIAGLLIYLLAGRVLATTCPECNQAVSEDQKFCPFCRVSLKTECIHCGQPFGSNWQFCASCGHKPTKD